The following coding sequences lie in one Aphis gossypii isolate Hap1 unplaced genomic scaffold, ASM2018417v2 Contig00128, whole genome shotgun sequence genomic window:
- the LOC126553295 gene encoding uncharacterized protein LOC126553295, with translation MNHFYAGYHTSTISWVKMNNQEKVQMLLIYGKCDRNSQQSARMYAEQYPGRYHPPHTFFIKIEQLLINHGAFSVKVVRNQQIRENNINEDVELQVLAYIRLNPRSSVRHVGREVGISFGLVHKILKKHKMHPYKPDLVQYLRPADPERRLNFIAWLLVQIDTQPLFLNQILWTDESKFTNNGVINKQNNRMWSDVNPHWAVDNRYQTVWGTNVWCGLIGGKLLGPYFYEENLTARRYLSFLTNVLPLMLENLPLATRQTLYFQQDGAPAHNAHIVRDYLNRVHEGKWLGTYGPIEWPARSPDITPLDFFLWGHLKTVVYADPPVNLADLKNKILVACNNLTESQIMTATNRGCLQRFQLCVNNQGANFEQFI, from the coding sequence ATGAATCATTTTTATGCTGGTTATCATACTAGTACGATTAGTTGGGTTAAAATGAACAACCAAGAAAAAGTGCAAATGCTATTAATTTATGGTAAATGCGATAGAAATTCTCAGCAGTCAGCAAGAATGTATGCTGAACAATACCCAGGTCGGTACCATCCAccgcatacattttttattaagatagaacaattattgattaacCATGGAGCATTTTCTGTAAAAGTAGTCCGTAACCAACAAATTagagaaaacaatattaatgaagATGTGGAACTTCAAGTTTTAGCTTACATTAGATTGAATCCAAGATCTTCGGTTAGACATGTTGGTAGAGAAGTTGGAATCTCATTTGGCCttgtacataaaattttaaaaaaacacaaaatgcaTCCTTATAAACCTGACTTAGTACAATATTTACGACCTGCAGATCCAGAAAGAAGGTTAAATTTCATTGCTTGGTTACTAGTTCAAATCGATACAcaaccattatttttaaatcagatATTATGGACTGATGAATCTAAATTCACGAACAATggagttattaataaacaaaataatcgtATGTGGTCAGATGTCAATCCCCATTGGGCAGTGGATAATCGTTACCAAACTGTGTGGGGTACTAATGTTTGGTGTGGACTTATTGGTGGAAAATTGTTAGGTCCGTATTTCTATGAAGAAAACTTAACTGCGAGacgatatttatcatttttaacaaatgttttaCCATTAATGTTAGAAAATTTACCATTAGCTACTCGTCAAACCCTCTATTTTCAGCAGGACGGAGCTCCTGCTCATAATGCGCATATTGTTCGAGATTACTTGAATCGGGTACATGAGGGAAAATGGCTTGGCACTTATGGTCCCATTGAATGGCCAGCAAGATCTCCAGATATTACAccacttgatttttttttgtggggaCATTTGAAAACAGTAGTCTACGCAGATCCACCAGTTAATCTagcagatttaaaaaataaaatcttggtTGCGTGTAATAACCTTACTGAAAGTCAAATAATGACAGCAACTAATAGAGGATGTCTACAACGTTTTCAATTATGTGTCAACAATCAAGGAGCAAActttgaacaatttatttaa